In the Oncorhynchus gorbuscha isolate QuinsamMale2020 ecotype Even-year linkage group LG05, OgorEven_v1.0, whole genome shotgun sequence genome, one interval contains:
- the LOC124036650 gene encoding uncharacterized protein LOC124036650, whose protein sequence is MDYIKPAFDILFEQVRKSGSFYMTFFALFLYHIMFDDHLKCSCEDGVKTVVTPQHCIYYMVFPAVILIFLTLWMDREFQRVLRMTCRCRCDLCGRLLGLLIKAVSKGLLWVVCVLFDGDWYMCYQRPTYPCRYNPDKTPFQEDLDKQTDIKVFSMVYGSGLVLFLLVGNSILTAVPWRDICCRSCKGVRPYHRELFEENIWEETEILIEKDLKRTAQESVVLKSRGLLPPLPNAAQGNIQGGSDTTHPEVKDRVITLNNLHFDIISDLDNVIIDHINTMYQNPDPIPNRFANLCSCITSVSSGNIRQPLTTGTELTNIIP, encoded by the exons ATGGATTACATCAAGCCAGCATTTGACATTCTGTTCGAACAAGTGAGAAAATCAGGCAGTTTTTACATGACCTTCTTTGCTCTTTTTCTGTACCACATTATGTTTGATGACCACTTAAAATGCTCTTGTGAAGATGGTGTTAAAACAGTGGTTACCCCTCAACACTGTATCTACTACATGGTGTTTCCAGCTGTGATCTTGATTTTCTTGACTCTCTGGATGGACAGAGAGTTTCAACGAGTCTTGAGAATGACATGCAGATGCAGATGTGATTTGTGTGGAAGACTGTTGGGATTATTAATTAAGGCAGTCTCTAAAGGGTTgctgtgggttgtgtgtgtgcttTTTGATGGGGACTGGTACATGTGCTATCAAAGACCAACTTATCCCTGCAGATACAACCCTGATAAGACACCATTCCAAGAAGACCTAGATAAGCAAACTGATATCAAAGTGTTCTCCATG GTTTACGGCTCTGGACTGGTTCTGTTTCTACTTGTTGGGAATTCCATTCTGACTGCAGTACCTTGGAGGGATATCTGTTGTAGATCTTGCAAGGGTGTCAGACCTTATCACAGGGAACTATTTGAGGAGAATATTTGGGAAGAGACAGAAATTCTTATTGAAAAAGACTTAAAGAGAACAGCTCAGGAGAGTGTAGTTCTTAAAAGCAGAGGACTACTACCACCCCTTCCGAATGCAGCCCAAGGAAACATACAGGGAGGCAGCGACACCACCCATCCTGAGGTTAAAGACAGAGTGATCACCCTTAACAACCTTCATTTTGACATTATATCTGATCTAGATAATGTTATAATTGATCACATCAATACTATGTACCagaaccctgaccctatcccGAACAGGTTTGCAAATCTATGTTCTTGTATAACAAGTGTCTCCTCAGGAAACATCAGACAGCCACTAACAACTGGAACAGAACTCACTAACATAATCCCCTAA